In one Amaranthus tricolor cultivar Red isolate AtriRed21 chromosome 8, ASM2621246v1, whole genome shotgun sequence genomic region, the following are encoded:
- the LOC130821592 gene encoding probable leucine-rich repeat receptor-like protein kinase At1g35710 → MAPNETLYGRKCRVPLCWDQMDRNVPEGTDLIQDSIDSLRVVQENIKAAQIRQKSYADNLPKAFQFDGDKEALLDFKHRIKHDPYKLLSNWLPDTDCCATWNGVYCDPVHGRVVKLSFYDPEDFSYPDDINLSGILSPFLGNLTFLEQLDLSNCKELSGPIPAQLGKLSHLTTLSLNKNKLNGSIPISIGRIRTLNQLDLSSNTLSGTIPDSIFHSFTSLTYLILSNNEFSGPIPSSIINMRSLAYLDLGENKFSGNIPKNIGKLENLYFISLYNNQISGNIPDSIGKLSQLQYLTMYNNRLNGPIPSTIGQLISLLGLELNNNSLTGILPDSIGNLLNITQIYLQDNMLTGYIPSSLGNLTTLSFLYLQNNQFIGPLPPQLCQMKNLQYLDLSNNPFSMGKIPNWLSNCSLLSLNLAKTGINGYLPKWLSLSNINYLDLSNNEIEGKLPKWIGNMTNLSHLNISNNRFYSTIPNEFKNLSLLMTLDLHSNNFTGSLESIFDKITYETLGWYDFLDVSSNMFTGPIDMNIGNKPAIQFITSLILSNNPLGGNIPKSLANLVQFQDLELEGNKLSGPIPKEIGSNKELSSIKLSRNYLTGSIPRKVLNLEGLQEFDVSYNMLSGEIPSHKGDFPVSSFLGNPGLCGNPLPLCRGQVISTTFHIQVVFHKSCCFIFGSSCIRS, encoded by the exons ATGGCACCAAACGAAACCTTATACGGGAGAAAATGTCGAGTGCCGTTGTGTTGGGATCAGATGGATCGAAATGTGCCTGAAGGAACAGATCTTATccaagactctattgatagTTTGAGGGTGGTACAAGAGAACATAAAGGCAGCACAAATTAGACAGAAAAGTTATGCAGACAACCTTCCCAAAGCTTTTCAATTTGATGGAG ATAAAGAAGCCTTACTTGATTTCAAGCACAGAATCAAGCATGATCCATACAAGCTCCTAAGTAATTGGCTGCCCGACACTGACTGCTGTGCGACATGGAATGGCGTCTATTGCGACCCTGTGCACGGCCGTGTTGTTAAACTTTCTTTTTACGACCCTGAAGATTTCTCGTACCCTGACGACATTAATCTTTCAGGTATATTATCCCCTTTCCTTGGAAACCTTACCTTTCTCGAACAACTTGACCTTAGTAACTGTAAAGAACTAAGTGGTCCTATTCCTGCACAATTGGGTAAGCTATCTCATTTGACTACTCTTAGTCTAAACAAGAATAAGCTAAATGGTTCAATACCCATCTCTATTGGTCGTATCCGTACGTTAAACCAGCTTGATCTTAGTTCAAATACTTTATCTGGTACCATACCCGACTCTATTTTTCATTCATTTACATCTCTAACATATCTGATTTTGTCCAATAATGAGTTTAGCGGTCCGATTCCATCCTCAATCATCAATATGAGATCACTTGCATATCTTGATCTAGGAGAGAACAAATTTTCAGGTAACATTCCTAAAAATATTGGAAAACTAGAGAATCTCTATTTTATATCTTTGTATAATAACCAAATTAGTGGTAATATACCTGATTCCATAGGCAAACTATCCCAATTACAATATTTAACTATGTACAATAATAGACTCAATGGCCCAATCCCATCAACAATAGGTCAACTTATTTCTTTGCTAGGTTTGGAAttgaataataattcattaacaGGTATTTTACCAGATTCCATTGGTAATCTTTTAAATATTACCCAAATTTACTTACAGGATAATATGCTAACAGGATATATCCCTTCAAGTCTTGGAAATTTAACTACATTATCCTTCTTATACTTGCAAAACAATCAATTCATAGGGCCACTACCTCCTCAATTATGTCAAATGAAGAACTTACAATATCTAGATTTGTCAAATAACCCATTTTCTATGGGTAAAATACCCAATTGGTTGTCAAATTGCTCACTTTTATCATTAAATTTAGCAAAAACTGGGATTAATGGGTACCTACCAAAATGGCTATCTTTATCAAATATAAACTACCTTGATTTGTCGAACAATGAAATCGAAGGGAAGTTGCCTAAATGGATAGGGAACATGACCAATTTAAGCCACCTTAACATATCCAATAATAGATTTTACTCTACTATCCCAAATGAGTTCAAGAATCTTTCTTTACTTATGACTCTTGATCTTCACTCAAACAATTTTACCGGGTCATTGGAGTCTATTTTTGATAAGATTACATATGAGACTCTTGGGTGGTATGATTTCTTGGATGTGTCAAGTAACATGTTTACGGGTCCAATCGACATGAACATAGGTAATAAGCCGGCTATACAGTTCATTACTTCCTTAATTTTATCGAATAATCCTTTGGGAGGGAACATACCCAAATCACTTGCTAATTTGGTACAGTTCCAAGATTTGGAATTAGAGGGTAACAAGCTTTCAGGGCCAATTCCAAAAGAAATTGGAAGTAATAAAGAATTGTCGTCGATTAAACTGTCGAGAAATTACTTAACTGGAAGTATTCCAAGGAAAGTATTGAACTTGGAAGGGTTGCAAGAGTTTGATGTTTCGTATAATATGTTAAGTGGGGAGATTCCATCTCACAAGGGTGATTTTCCTGTTTCTTCGTTTTTGGGTAATCCTGGTCTTTGTGGTAATCCATTACCTCTtt GTCGTGGACAAGTGATTTCTACAACATTTCATattcag GTTGTATTCCACAAGAGCTGTTGTTTTATATTTGGGTCATCTTGTATAAGATCGTAA